Proteins encoded in a region of the Paucidesulfovibrio longus DSM 6739 genome:
- the htpX gene encoding zinc metalloprotease HtpX, translating to MSSQIKTLILLAALSAIILFLGAAMGGRVGLVFALVLALGMNFFSYWYSDKIVLRMYKAQMLEPHEAPELHAIVEDLARNAGIPKPRVALIPQEAPNAFATGRDPEHAVVAVTSGILRILKTDELRGVLAHELGHVANRDILIQSVAAVLATAIMFVANMMRFAAFFGGGMRDDNGNSNPIGALLLSILAPIAAMLIQMAISRSREFLADATGARISGQPLSLASALAKLQRGAEQTPLQGNPATENMFIVNPLSGRGLSGLFSTHPPVEERIARLKEIAAGL from the coding sequence ATGAGCAGCCAGATCAAAACCCTCATTCTCCTGGCGGCCCTCTCCGCCATCATCCTCTTCCTGGGCGCGGCCATGGGCGGGCGCGTGGGCCTGGTCTTCGCGCTGGTCCTGGCCCTGGGCATGAATTTCTTCAGCTACTGGTACTCGGACAAGATCGTCCTGCGCATGTACAAGGCGCAGATGCTGGAGCCGCACGAGGCCCCGGAACTGCACGCCATCGTCGAGGATCTGGCCCGGAACGCGGGCATTCCCAAGCCCCGCGTGGCCCTGATCCCCCAGGAGGCGCCCAACGCCTTCGCCACGGGCCGCGACCCGGAACACGCCGTGGTGGCCGTGACCAGCGGCATACTGCGCATTCTCAAGACCGACGAACTGCGCGGAGTGCTGGCCCACGAACTCGGCCACGTGGCCAATCGCGACATCCTGATCCAGTCCGTGGCCGCCGTGCTGGCGACGGCCATCATGTTTGTGGCCAACATGATGCGCTTCGCCGCGTTCTTCGGCGGGGGCATGCGCGACGACAACGGCAACAGCAACCCCATCGGCGCGCTGCTGCTCTCCATCCTCGCGCCCATCGCGGCCATGCTCATCCAGATGGCCATTTCCCGCTCGCGCGAATTCCTGGCCGACGCCACGGGAGCGCGCATCTCCGGCCAGCCCCTGTCCCTGGCCTCGGCCCTGGCCAAGCTCCAGCGCGGAGCCGAGCAGACGCCCCTCCAGGGCAACCCGGCCACGGAGAACATGTTCATCGTCAACCCGCTTTCCGGCCGCGGCCTGTCCGGGCTCTTCAGCACCCACCCCCCCGTGGAGGAGCGCATCGCCCGGCTCAAGGAAATCGCCGCGGGGTTGTAG
- a CDS encoding Hsp20/alpha crystallin family protein, whose product MANRNWKPWVHLSDPQDALERLMDTGTGLDRAGKAYVWTPPADVFEDESGLVFRIELPGVPLEHVQVEVRQGALNIRGERPFPGGDVAYHALELTYGPFSRSFMLPSDAAQESVSAVLKDGILTLTVQRRGGTQRRIEPE is encoded by the coding sequence ATGGCCAACAGGAACTGGAAGCCGTGGGTCCATCTCAGCGATCCTCAGGACGCGCTGGAACGGCTCATGGATACCGGGACAGGACTTGACCGGGCCGGCAAGGCCTATGTCTGGACTCCCCCCGCGGATGTTTTCGAGGACGAGTCAGGTCTTGTTTTCCGCATCGAGCTTCCGGGAGTGCCCCTGGAACACGTGCAGGTCGAGGTCAGGCAAGGCGCGCTGAACATCCGCGGCGAGCGGCCCTTTCCCGGCGGCGACGTGGCCTACCACGCTCTGGAACTGACCTACGGTCCCTTCAGCCGCAGCTTCATGCTCCCCTCGGACGCCGCGCAGGAGAGCGTTTCCGCCGTGCTCAAGGACGGCATCCTGACCCTGACCGTGCAGCGCCGGGGCGGAACGCAGCGGCGCATCGAACCGGAATAG